A region from the Oceanidesulfovibrio marinus genome encodes:
- a CDS encoding flagellin has translation MSLVINHNMMAANAARNLSTSYSDLGTSVRRLSSGLRVGTAADDAAGLAIRELMRSDIAALNQGVRNANDAISMIQTADGALGVIDEKLIRMKELAEQAATGTYSSDQRLIIDSEYQAMASEITRIANATDFNGVYLLNGNLSSDTHSGSGLQATGKMKIHFGTANDSSEDYYYIKINSATASSLGVGNQSASGDGFSISTQEGAQKALSALEDAIVSKDKIRANLGALQNRLQNTITNLEIQSENLQAAESRISDVDVSQEMTSFVRNQILTQSAVAMLSQANSLPRMALTLVGG, from the coding sequence ATGTCACTGGTTATCAATCACAACATGATGGCCGCCAACGCAGCGCGCAACCTGAGCACCTCGTACAGCGATCTCGGCACCTCTGTCCGCCGACTCTCCTCGGGCCTCCGGGTGGGCACTGCGGCTGACGACGCCGCCGGCCTCGCCATTCGCGAGCTCATGCGCTCGGACATCGCCGCCCTGAACCAGGGTGTGCGCAACGCCAACGACGCGATCTCCATGATCCAGACGGCGGACGGCGCCCTGGGCGTCATCGACGAAAAGCTGATCCGGATGAAGGAGCTTGCCGAGCAGGCCGCCACCGGCACCTACAGCTCGGACCAGCGTCTGATCATCGACTCCGAGTACCAGGCCATGGCCTCGGAGATCACCCGTATTGCCAACGCCACGGACTTCAACGGTGTGTACCTGCTCAACGGCAACCTGTCGTCGGACACGCACAGCGGTTCCGGGCTGCAGGCCACTGGCAAGATGAAGATCCACTTCGGCACGGCCAACGACTCGTCCGAGGACTACTACTACATCAAGATCAACAGCGCGACTGCGTCGAGCCTTGGTGTGGGCAACCAATCCGCAAGCGGCGACGGCTTCTCCATCTCCACGCAGGAAGGCGCCCAGAAGGCCCTGTCCGCATTGGAAGACGCCATCGTCTCCAAGGACAAGATTCGCGCAAACCTGGGCGCTCTGCAGAACCGTCTGCAGAACACCATCACCAACCTGGAAATCCAGTCTGAGAACCTGCAGGCTGCCGAGTCCCGCATCTCCGACGTGGACGTCTCCCAGGAGATGACCTCGTTCGTGCGCAACCAGATCCTGACCCAGTCCGCGGTGGCCATGCTCTCGCAGGCCAACTCCCTGCCGCGGATGGCCCTCACGCTCGTGGGCGGCTAA
- the sqr gene encoding type III sulfide quinone reductase, selenoprotein subtype, translating to MRKILIIGSGAGGTIVANQLRKELSDSDWSITIIDRSDRHHYQAGWLFIPFGIYSLEECIKPKREFIPKGVDFVLDEVTRVDVENRKVETRLASYDYDYLVIATGCRVKPDEVEGMEEGWGTDIHTFYTPDGAEALRKPLKYFTCGKLVVNIAELPYKCPIAPLEFVFMADWYFTATGVRDAVEIELVTPLDGVFTKPVASKALGVIAEKKKILVTPNYQVAKVDVKNKTLESHDGREVGYDLLVSIPPNFGADALIESELTDPMGYVPTDKHTLKAQGLDRVYVLGDATNVPTSKAGSVAHYQSYTLVENLLREIDGHEPLPTFDGHATCFLDSGFEKAILLDFNYDVEPLPGKFPFPGLGPFSLLQETLSNHWGKMMFRWVYWNLMMKGLDLPLESQMTLAGKVRKGAECTI from the coding sequence ATGCGCAAGATTCTGATCATCGGCTCCGGCGCCGGCGGCACCATTGTCGCCAACCAGCTCCGCAAGGAGCTTTCGGACTCGGACTGGTCCATCACCATCATCGATCGCAGCGACAGGCACCACTACCAGGCCGGCTGGCTCTTCATCCCCTTCGGCATCTACTCGCTGGAGGAGTGCATCAAGCCCAAGCGGGAGTTCATTCCCAAGGGAGTGGATTTCGTTCTCGACGAGGTGACGCGCGTGGATGTCGAGAACCGGAAGGTGGAAACGCGGCTGGCCTCCTATGACTACGACTATCTGGTCATCGCCACGGGCTGCCGGGTCAAGCCGGACGAGGTGGAGGGCATGGAGGAAGGCTGGGGCACGGACATCCACACCTTCTACACGCCGGACGGCGCCGAGGCCCTGCGCAAGCCGCTGAAGTACTTCACCTGCGGCAAGCTCGTGGTGAACATTGCCGAGCTGCCGTACAAGTGCCCCATCGCGCCGCTGGAGTTCGTGTTCATGGCGGACTGGTACTTCACCGCCACAGGCGTGCGCGACGCCGTGGAGATCGAGCTGGTCACGCCCCTGGACGGCGTGTTCACCAAGCCCGTGGCGTCCAAGGCCCTGGGCGTGATCGCCGAGAAAAAGAAGATTCTGGTCACGCCAAACTATCAGGTGGCCAAGGTGGATGTGAAGAACAAGACCCTGGAGTCGCACGACGGCCGGGAGGTGGGCTATGACCTGCTGGTCTCCATCCCGCCCAACTTCGGCGCCGACGCGCTCATCGAATCCGAGCTCACCGACCCCATGGGTTACGTGCCCACGGACAAGCACACGCTCAAGGCACAGGGGCTGGATCGGGTCTACGTCCTGGGCGACGCCACCAACGTGCCCACATCCAAGGCCGGCTCCGTGGCCCATTACCAGTCGTACACCCTGGTCGAGAACCTGCTGCGCGAGATCGACGGCCACGAACCGCTGCCCACCTTTGACGGCCACGCCACCTGCTTTCTGGACTCCGGCTTCGAGAAAGCCATCCTGCTGGACTTCAACTACGACGTGGAGCCGCTGCCCGGAAAGTTCCCCTTCCCCGGTCTGGGACCGTTCAGCCTGTTGCAGGAGACCCTCTCCAACCACTGGGGCAAGATGATGTTCCGCTGGGTGTACTGGAATCTGATGATGAAGGGGCTGGACTTGCCGCTGGAAAGCCAGATGACCCTGGCCGGCAAGGTGCGCAAGGGCGCCGAGTGCACAATCTAG
- a CDS encoding DEAD/DEAH box helicase, whose translation MDKGEESLVKGLLNEFVTDSIPEYLLEGSQQIVANGGVQKLSLKKGETFWEINGNIQGEDFQVYSPELSVNLKENRISYYCNCPDSFSGVCRHIGATALKFLSSMESRDEDAAPAKPRTEWRQVFRSFFSTEPEPEAGRHYLIYRFYPEPGRLQVAFFRARQNKSGLSTVQNEVTLEQIINNPDWSENAPLLPKVAQQIGGYIDYFGHRVDIPDGLLAWFFRALRREFYLFWRDTEQPCRVERKTMRLMLTPHLEDEGLRLEVMLGREGKPPFPIVGQEAYFYGQMPIWVCWNKAFYPVQTGLEPQLIQEIVAEQPIISHTDISEFLDRVWTRLPASELHGQEEFLEQMKPIFVPATYNPKLFLDEEGSLLTLQIENVYETEHGEVSLPGPNPDLQTGSYQSEAKAYLIRRNQEAEAALTQKLQDMNFQPRSNSIWFLEPEEAIAFLLDAYPALVQEYRVYGEKNLTRYKVRLSQPVITAEVESNEDEKWFELDLAVEYDDQRVPIDKIWEAWTQGKRYVQLKDGSYTSLPESWLEKLGHKLRSLGLDPDKPPQKKFKQFEAPVLDKILDDVPHAVTDSFWEKLRTKIHSFREIRQLATPEGLNAELRPYQGQGLSFLNFLKEYGFGGILADEMGLGKTVQTLAFLLYLHNKGITGPNLIVVPTSVLPNWEREAEKFAPLLTRLIIYGTRRESLFKKIKKSNVVITTYALLRRDLEELQKYEFSTIILDEAQNIKNPNTITARSVRKLSAKQRICLSGTPIENNLFELWSLFEFLMPGFLGSQHSFQRGIVKPIKDGDAETLDYLRQRVKPFILRRTKSEVAKDLPPKIENVYYCALADEQLELYASLAKKLKEQVLQDVDEKGIAKSQMSILDALLKLRQICCHPRLLKLDMPGVSTNLPSGKFDAFKDMVTDIIEEGHKVLVFSQFVQMLHIIRSWLQISQTPFAYLDGASKDRFDQVDRFNNTPEIPIFLISLKAGGTGLNLTSADYVIHYDPWWNPAVESQATDRTHRIGQTRQVFSYKMICQNTVEEKILKLQDQKRDVAEAIIPGQDAWKSLTRNDLEMLFEV comes from the coding sequence ATGGATAAAGGCGAAGAGAGCCTGGTCAAAGGCCTGCTCAACGAATTCGTCACCGATTCTATACCCGAATACCTGCTCGAAGGATCCCAGCAGATTGTCGCCAATGGCGGTGTACAGAAGCTCTCGCTCAAAAAGGGCGAGACCTTCTGGGAGATCAACGGGAACATCCAAGGCGAGGACTTTCAGGTCTACTCTCCCGAGCTTTCTGTCAATCTCAAAGAAAATCGCATCAGCTACTACTGCAACTGCCCGGACTCATTCTCCGGCGTCTGCAGACACATTGGGGCCACGGCCCTCAAGTTTCTGAGCTCCATGGAGTCGCGCGACGAAGACGCCGCGCCCGCCAAACCACGTACCGAATGGCGCCAGGTCTTCCGCTCCTTCTTCTCCACAGAGCCGGAGCCCGAAGCCGGACGCCACTACCTCATATACCGTTTTTATCCGGAACCCGGCCGCCTGCAGGTGGCCTTCTTCCGGGCTCGGCAGAACAAGTCCGGCCTCTCCACGGTGCAGAACGAGGTCACCCTGGAGCAGATCATCAACAATCCGGACTGGAGCGAGAACGCTCCCCTGCTGCCCAAGGTGGCCCAGCAGATCGGCGGCTACATCGACTACTTCGGCCATCGAGTGGATATTCCCGACGGCCTGCTGGCTTGGTTCTTCCGCGCCCTGCGCCGGGAGTTCTATCTGTTCTGGCGGGATACGGAGCAGCCCTGCCGTGTGGAGCGCAAGACCATGCGGCTCATGCTCACGCCTCATCTGGAGGACGAGGGCCTGCGCCTGGAAGTCATGCTGGGCCGCGAAGGCAAGCCACCCTTCCCCATCGTGGGACAGGAGGCCTACTTCTACGGCCAGATGCCCATCTGGGTCTGCTGGAACAAGGCGTTCTACCCGGTGCAGACCGGGCTGGAGCCCCAGCTCATCCAGGAGATCGTGGCCGAGCAACCCATCATTTCGCACACGGACATCTCCGAGTTCCTGGACCGCGTCTGGACGCGCCTGCCTGCTTCCGAGCTGCACGGACAGGAAGAGTTCCTGGAGCAGATGAAGCCCATCTTCGTCCCGGCCACGTACAATCCCAAGCTCTTCCTGGACGAGGAAGGCAGCCTGCTCACCCTGCAGATAGAAAATGTGTACGAGACCGAGCACGGCGAGGTGTCCCTGCCCGGCCCAAATCCGGATCTGCAGACCGGCAGCTACCAGAGCGAGGCCAAGGCGTACCTCATCCGCCGTAATCAGGAGGCCGAGGCCGCACTGACCCAGAAGCTGCAGGACATGAACTTCCAGCCGCGCTCCAACTCCATCTGGTTCCTGGAGCCGGAGGAGGCCATCGCCTTCCTGCTGGACGCCTACCCCGCCCTGGTGCAGGAGTACCGCGTCTACGGCGAGAAGAACCTGACCCGCTACAAGGTCCGTCTCTCGCAGCCTGTCATCACGGCCGAGGTGGAGTCCAACGAGGACGAGAAGTGGTTCGAGCTGGATCTGGCCGTGGAGTACGACGACCAGCGCGTGCCCATCGACAAGATCTGGGAAGCCTGGACCCAGGGCAAGCGCTACGTCCAGCTCAAGGACGGCTCCTATACCTCCCTGCCGGAAAGCTGGCTGGAGAAGCTGGGCCACAAGCTGCGCAGCCTGGGTCTGGATCCGGACAAGCCGCCGCAGAAGAAGTTCAAGCAGTTCGAGGCGCCGGTGCTGGATAAGATTCTGGACGACGTGCCCCACGCCGTGACCGACTCGTTCTGGGAAAAGCTGCGCACCAAGATCCACTCCTTCAGAGAGATCCGGCAGCTGGCCACACCGGAGGGCCTCAATGCCGAGCTGCGTCCCTACCAGGGGCAGGGCCTCTCCTTCCTCAACTTCCTCAAGGAGTACGGCTTCGGCGGCATCCTGGCGGACGAAATGGGCCTGGGCAAGACCGTGCAGACACTCGCCTTCCTGCTCTATCTGCACAACAAGGGCATCACCGGCCCCAACCTCATCGTCGTGCCCACCTCGGTTCTGCCCAACTGGGAGCGCGAGGCCGAGAAGTTCGCCCCGCTTCTCACGCGGCTGATCATCTACGGCACCCGCCGCGAGAGCCTGTTCAAGAAGATCAAGAAGTCCAATGTGGTCATCACCACCTACGCCCTGCTGCGGCGCGATCTGGAAGAGCTGCAGAAGTACGAGTTCTCCACGATCATCCTGGACGAGGCGCAGAACATCAAGAACCCGAACACCATTACGGCGCGTAGCGTGCGCAAGCTTTCGGCCAAGCAGCGCATCTGCCTTTCGGGTACGCCCATCGAGAACAACCTTTTCGAGCTCTGGTCGCTCTTCGAGTTCCTCATGCCGGGCTTCCTCGGCTCGCAGCACTCCTTCCAGCGCGGTATCGTCAAGCCCATCAAGGACGGCGACGCCGAGACTCTGGACTACCTGCGCCAGCGCGTGAAGCCGTTCATCCTGCGCCGCACCAAGAGCGAGGTGGCCAAGGACCTGCCGCCCAAGATCGAGAACGTTTACTACTGCGCCCTGGCCGACGAGCAGCTGGAGCTCTACGCATCCCTGGCCAAAAAGCTCAAGGAGCAGGTGCTGCAGGACGTGGACGAGAAGGGTATCGCCAAGAGCCAGATGTCCATTCTCGATGCGCTGCTCAAGCTGCGCCAGATCTGCTGCCATCCCAGACTGCTCAAGCTGGACATGCCCGGCGTCTCCACCAACCTGCCCTCTGGCAAGTTCGACGCCTTCAAGGACATGGTTACGGACATCATCGAGGAAGGCCACAAGGTGCTGGTCTTCTCCCAGTTCGTGCAGATGCTGCATATCATCCGCAGCTGGCTGCAGATCAGCCAGACGCCCTTCGCCTATCTGGACGGCGCCTCCAAGGACCGCTTCGACCAGGTGGACCGCTTCAACAACACGCCGGAGATTCCCATCTTCCTTATCTCCCTGAAGGCGGGCGGCACCGGCCTGAACCTCACGAGCGCGGACTATGTCATCCACTACGATCCGTGGTGGAACCCGGCCGTGGAGAGCCAGGCCACGGACCGCACCCACCGCATCGGCCAGACGCGGCAGGTGTTCTCCTACAAGATGATCTGCCAGAATACGGTGGAGGAGAAGATACTCAAGCTGCAGGACCAGAAGCGCGACGTGGCCGAGGCCATCATCCCCGGCCAGGACGCCTGGAAGAGCCTGACGCGCAACGATCTCGAAATGCTTTTCGAGGTTTAG
- a CDS encoding MFS transporter has protein sequence MPDRSGTEKLPRHLLIALGVLWLLMFTIRSQFIAILPLLPAIGQETGASTASLGWLVSGYALAIGVTTLFWGPVSDRIGRRKILIIGSASVAVALVLHGFMHSYAGFLIARVVTGMVAGMCTSGILAYMGDAFPANRRGWAMGVVISGFAFGQVAGLPLATWMAGIHGYRTPFVAFGGLMVLCAVGIWFFVPQPENVVPRRRPLSELMADYRHILASRELGTAMVVGILILSGMSVYITYLPIWMNEVLHMTPQQTAWTFSFAAVAILVAAPRAGRLSDRIGRRWVIAGGTAAVGVLVLLTPLAGLFPYGITVLYFVMMGFGSSRASGFRTLQTELVPDAFRGQYLSLGNAFEQLGFGLGSALAGLLYGSFGFFANCVSVSIFSAIVVVFVFLRLPETRSASA, from the coding sequence ATGCCCGACCGATCGGGGACAGAAAAGCTCCCCCGCCATCTGCTCATCGCTTTGGGCGTGCTCTGGCTGCTTATGTTCACCATACGCAGCCAGTTCATCGCCATCCTGCCCCTGTTGCCGGCTATCGGCCAGGAGACCGGCGCCTCCACGGCGTCGCTGGGCTGGCTCGTCTCGGGCTACGCCCTGGCCATCGGCGTCACCACCCTGTTCTGGGGACCGGTCTCCGACCGCATCGGCCGCCGCAAGATCCTGATCATCGGCTCAGCGTCCGTGGCCGTGGCCCTGGTGCTGCACGGCTTCATGCACAGCTACGCCGGTTTTCTCATCGCCCGCGTGGTCACCGGCATGGTGGCCGGCATGTGCACCTCCGGCATTCTGGCCTACATGGGCGACGCCTTTCCCGCCAACCGCCGCGGCTGGGCCATGGGCGTGGTCATCAGCGGTTTTGCCTTCGGCCAGGTGGCCGGACTGCCGCTGGCCACGTGGATGGCGGGGATCCACGGCTATCGCACGCCGTTCGTGGCTTTTGGCGGGCTCATGGTCCTGTGCGCCGTGGGCATCTGGTTCTTCGTCCCCCAGCCGGAGAATGTGGTCCCGAGGCGGCGGCCCCTGTCCGAACTCATGGCCGACTACCGCCATATCCTGGCCTCGCGCGAGCTGGGCACGGCCATGGTGGTCGGCATCCTCATCCTCTCCGGCATGTCCGTGTACATCACCTACCTGCCCATCTGGATGAACGAAGTCCTGCACATGACGCCGCAGCAGACGGCCTGGACCTTCTCTTTCGCCGCCGTGGCCATTCTGGTGGCTGCGCCGCGCGCCGGCAGGCTCTCGGACCGCATCGGCCGGCGTTGGGTCATTGCCGGCGGCACTGCGGCCGTGGGCGTCCTCGTGCTGCTCACTCCCCTTGCCGGCCTGTTCCCCTACGGCATCACCGTTCTGTACTTCGTGATGATGGGCTTTGGCTCGTCCCGCGCCTCCGGCTTTCGCACGCTGCAGACCGAGCTCGTGCCGGACGCATTTCGCGGCCAGTACCTCTCCCTGGGCAACGCCTTCGAGCAGCTCGGCTTCGGACTGGGCAGCGCTCTGGCCGGCCTGCTCTACGGTTCCTTCGGCTTTTTTGCCAACTGCGTCTCAGTCTCCATCTTCTCCGCAATCGTCGTAGTCTTCGTGTTCCTGCGGCTGCCCGAGACGCGCAGCGCTTCGGCGTAA
- a CDS encoding patatin-like phospholipase family protein: protein MTRFTHPGYACLKTLLVLAAAAILLTSCAALPRRALPEKYEDMAQVDGLQSVRTWADEFNPAFQHTLVESVKQRQAYYESRGLPWPTADPLNFLAISGGGDYGAYGAGVLFGWTQAGDRPEFDLVTGVSTGSLIAPFAFLGPKYDDQLRKVYTTIDAKKVFILKRIFQIIGGDSIADTKPLAELAAKYIDAKMLKAIAAEHDKGRRLFIATTNLDAQRSMIWDMGRIAKAGRLDLFREVLLASSSIPAVFPPQYIEVKAAGHKYDEMHVDGGVVTQVFLYGPFIDPTSAAAAQGANFHDREKNMYIIMNNKVAGTYDPVKRKLADIAGTAVSSLIRNQGIGALDRLYLLANRDGFDYNLTFIPDSFVPATTKIFDPGVMNTLFDLGRERSLAGAAWQDHPPGFTP, encoded by the coding sequence ATGACCCGATTCACCCATCCGGGCTACGCCTGTCTGAAAACGCTGCTGGTGCTGGCCGCCGCAGCGATCCTGCTCACCTCCTGCGCTGCGCTGCCGCGCAGGGCCCTGCCCGAGAAGTATGAGGACATGGCCCAGGTAGACGGCCTGCAGAGCGTGCGCACGTGGGCGGATGAGTTCAACCCGGCCTTCCAGCACACGCTCGTGGAATCAGTCAAACAGCGGCAGGCGTACTACGAATCCAGGGGACTGCCCTGGCCGACAGCCGATCCGCTCAACTTCCTGGCCATCTCCGGAGGCGGTGATTACGGTGCCTACGGTGCGGGCGTTCTCTTCGGCTGGACACAGGCAGGCGACCGGCCAGAGTTCGACCTCGTCACCGGCGTGTCCACCGGCTCGCTCATCGCGCCCTTCGCCTTCCTGGGGCCGAAGTACGACGATCAGCTGCGCAAGGTGTACACCACCATCGACGCCAAGAAGGTGTTTATCCTCAAGCGCATCTTCCAGATCATCGGCGGCGACTCCATAGCCGACACCAAACCACTGGCCGAGCTCGCCGCCAAGTACATCGACGCGAAGATGCTCAAGGCCATCGCAGCTGAGCACGACAAGGGCCGCCGGCTGTTCATCGCCACCACCAACCTGGATGCGCAGCGGTCCATGATCTGGGACATGGGGCGCATCGCCAAGGCTGGCCGGCTCGATCTTTTCCGCGAGGTCCTGCTCGCCTCGTCGTCCATTCCGGCTGTCTTTCCGCCGCAGTATATTGAAGTGAAGGCCGCGGGGCACAAGTATGACGAGATGCATGTGGACGGCGGCGTGGTTACGCAGGTCTTCCTCTACGGGCCATTTATAGACCCCACAAGCGCGGCTGCCGCGCAGGGGGCCAACTTCCACGACCGTGAGAAGAACATGTACATCATCATGAACAACAAGGTCGCGGGCACGTACGACCCGGTCAAGCGCAAGCTTGCCGACATTGCCGGCACAGCGGTATCCAGCCTGATCCGCAACCAGGGCATCGGCGCTCTGGACCGGCTCTACCTGCTCGCCAACCGCGACGGCTTCGACTACAACCTCACCTTCATTCCGGACAGCTTCGTGCCGGCGACCACCAAGATCTTCGATCCCGGCGTGATGAATACGCTCTTCGATCTGGGCCGGGAGCGTTCCCTGGCCGGTGCCGCCTGGCAGGACCACCCGCCGGGCTTCACGCCGTAG
- a CDS encoding RelA/SpoT family protein, whose amino-acid sequence MVRIGEILEKVRAYMPDSGVDLIQKAYVFSAAAHAGQVRRSGEPYLSHPLEVANTLADMRLDEATIASGLLHDTVEDTKVSIEEIDEEFGEEVGDIVEGVTKISQMPFETKEQAQAENIRKMILSMAENIRVLIVKLADRLHNMRTLEFMPAEKQKIISQETMDIYAPLANRLGLHRLKLELEDLSLRYLKPDMYNQLCSGVERYQVRGKEYIEKVIVLLEEMLQENDIPGRVSGRTKHIYSIYHKMVQQNLTLDQVYDIIAFRVILKSIKDCYATLGLVHAAWRPVPGRFKDYISMPKANMYQSLHTTVIGPDGERIEIQIRTEEMNQLAEYGVAAHWRYKDHGKVRTKEAEQFSWLRQILDWQKQESDSREFMRSLRFDLFKDEVYVFTPQGDVKELPEGATPVDFAYLIHTDIGDHCAGGKVNGKLVPLSTPLKNGDTVEIITDKQRHPSRDWLKFVNTAKARTRIHHYLRTEERARAIALAKELLEKEGRKMGINVAKALKDGVFDELAGEFSFKEQDDLLSAVGYARITPRKVLNKLQPTRPKPEEKERDKEKGRAPAETSKADMTPEETKRAQSMDSVSIKGVDDVLVRFAGCCNPLPGDTIVGYISRGRGVTVHTADCPNVQNVEPERIIPVSWGGDMETPYPAKIRIISRNRSGVLSRVSTLLAQEGVNIDAGHFHSTVDGNTEIVFTVQVREAAMLYVVLDKLSALDDVLEAIRVTAPVRGEGGHQHG is encoded by the coding sequence ATTGTACGCATCGGCGAAATACTCGAAAAGGTACGCGCCTACATGCCGGATTCCGGCGTGGACCTTATCCAAAAGGCATACGTCTTTTCCGCAGCCGCCCATGCCGGTCAGGTGCGCCGATCCGGCGAACCCTATCTTTCCCACCCCCTGGAAGTAGCCAACACCCTGGCCGACATGCGGCTGGACGAGGCCACCATCGCCTCCGGCCTGCTGCACGACACGGTGGAGGACACCAAGGTCTCCATCGAGGAGATCGACGAGGAGTTCGGCGAAGAGGTCGGCGACATCGTCGAGGGCGTCACCAAGATCAGCCAGATGCCCTTTGAGACCAAGGAGCAGGCCCAGGCCGAGAACATCCGCAAGATGATCCTCTCCATGGCCGAGAACATCCGCGTGCTCATAGTCAAGCTTGCGGACAGGCTGCACAACATGCGCACCCTGGAGTTCATGCCGGCTGAGAAGCAGAAGATCATCAGCCAGGAGACCATGGACATCTATGCGCCCCTGGCCAACCGCCTCGGTCTGCACAGGCTCAAGCTGGAGCTGGAAGACCTCTCCCTGCGCTACCTCAAGCCGGACATGTACAACCAGCTCTGCTCCGGCGTGGAGCGCTACCAGGTGCGCGGCAAGGAGTACATCGAGAAGGTCATCGTCCTGCTCGAAGAGATGCTCCAGGAGAACGACATCCCGGGCCGCGTCTCCGGTCGCACCAAGCATATCTACTCCATCTACCACAAGATGGTGCAGCAGAACCTCACGCTGGACCAGGTCTACGATATCATTGCCTTCCGCGTGATCCTCAAGTCCATCAAGGACTGCTACGCCACGCTCGGCCTGGTGCACGCCGCCTGGCGTCCCGTGCCCGGCAGGTTCAAGGACTACATCTCCATGCCCAAGGCGAACATGTATCAGAGCCTGCACACCACGGTCATCGGGCCGGACGGTGAGCGCATCGAGATACAGATCCGCACCGAGGAGATGAACCAGCTCGCCGAGTACGGCGTGGCCGCGCACTGGCGCTACAAGGACCACGGCAAGGTCCGCACCAAGGAGGCCGAGCAGTTCTCCTGGCTCCGGCAGATTCTGGACTGGCAGAAACAGGAGAGCGACTCGCGCGAGTTCATGCGCTCCCTGCGCTTCGACCTCTTCAAGGATGAGGTCTACGTCTTCACGCCCCAGGGCGACGTGAAGGAGCTGCCCGAAGGCGCCACTCCGGTGGACTTCGCCTACCTCATCCACACGGACATCGGCGACCACTGCGCCGGCGGAAAGGTCAACGGAAAGCTCGTGCCGCTTTCTACGCCGCTGAAGAACGGCGATACCGTGGAGATCATCACGGATAAGCAGCGCCACCCCAGCCGGGACTGGCTGAAGTTCGTGAACACGGCCAAGGCTCGCACGCGCATCCACCATTACCTGCGAACCGAGGAACGCGCCCGCGCCATAGCCCTTGCCAAGGAGCTGCTGGAGAAAGAAGGCCGCAAGATGGGCATCAACGTGGCCAAGGCGCTCAAGGACGGCGTGTTCGACGAGCTGGCCGGCGAGTTCTCCTTCAAGGAGCAGGACGATCTGCTCTCCGCCGTGGGCTACGCGCGCATCACGCCGCGCAAGGTGCTGAACAAGCTCCAGCCCACCAGGCCCAAGCCTGAGGAGAAGGAGCGGGACAAGGAGAAGGGCAGAGCCCCGGCAGAGACCTCCAAGGCCGACATGACGCCGGAGGAGACCAAGCGCGCCCAGTCCATGGACAGCGTTTCCATCAAGGGCGTGGACGACGTGCTCGTGCGCTTCGCCGGCTGCTGCAACCCGCTACCCGGCGACACCATCGTGGGCTACATCAGCCGCGGCCGCGGCGTCACCGTGCACACGGCCGACTGCCCCAACGTGCAGAACGTGGAGCCCGAACGCATCATCCCTGTTTCTTGGGGCGGGGACATGGAGACGCCGTACCCGGCCAAGATCCGTATCATCTCCCGCAACCGCAGCGGCGTGCTCAGCCGCGTCTCCACCCTGCTGGCGCAGGAGGGCGTGAATATCGATGCCGGCCACTTCCACTCCACGGTGGACGGCAACACCGAGATCGTCTTTACCGTGCAGGTGCGCGAAGCGGCCATGCTCTATGTGGTGTTGGACAAGCTCTCAGCCCTGGACGACGTGCTGGAGGCCATCCGCGTGACCGCGCCTGTGCGCGGCGAGGGCGGCCACCAGCATGGATGA
- a CDS encoding HAD family hydrolase has protein sequence MTETSKTPDSQAPVTTLFCDVGGVLLTNGWDRNARSLAAETFQLDAEDMNERHHLTFDTYEEGELSLDEYLDRLVFFKPRSFTRETFRKFMFDQSKPYPEMIELVRRMKAEHGLKIVVVSNEGRELTEHRIRTFALDCFVDVFVSSSFVHFRKPDKKIFRLALDIGQAKPDEVVYIDDRSLFVEVASSIGIRGIVHKDLASTRQQLEAMTYSTSPCPI, from the coding sequence ATGACCGAGACATCGAAGACGCCTGATTCCCAAGCCCCCGTCACCACACTGTTCTGCGACGTCGGCGGCGTGCTGCTCACCAACGGCTGGGACCGCAACGCCCGCAGCCTGGCCGCCGAGACCTTCCAGCTCGACGCCGAGGACATGAACGAGCGACACCACCTCACCTTCGATACCTACGAGGAAGGAGAGCTCAGCCTGGACGAGTACCTCGACCGGCTGGTGTTCTTCAAACCTCGATCTTTTACTCGGGAAACGTTCAGGAAGTTCATGTTCGACCAGTCCAAGCCCTATCCGGAGATGATCGAGCTGGTACGCCGGATGAAGGCGGAGCACGGCCTCAAGATCGTGGTGGTCAGCAACGAGGGCCGGGAGCTCACCGAGCACCGCATCCGCACCTTTGCCCTGGACTGCTTTGTGGATGTCTTCGTGTCTTCGAGCTTCGTGCACTTCCGCAAGCCCGACAAGAAGATCTTCCGCCTCGCCCTGGACATCGGCCAGGCAAAGCCGGATGAGGTGGTCTACATCGACGACCGCTCCCTGTTCGTGGAGGTGGCCTCCTCGATAGGCATCCGCGGCATCGTGCACAAAGACCTCGCGAGCACACGGCAGCAGCTTGAAGCCATGACCTACAGCACGTCGCCCTGCCCGATTTGA